From Debaryomyces hansenii CBS767 chromosome C complete sequence, a single genomic window includes:
- a CDS encoding DEHA2C13552p (similar to uniprot|P53184 Saccharomyces cerevisiae YGL037C PNC1 NAD(+) salvage pathway): MKGKLALVVVDLQEDFLPDNGSLAVAEGRSIVPLINELLNTEKYRWSAVIATQDWHPEDHCSFASQHKVSPYSEMEFKHPLGERDTNGEIRTQMQVVWPDHCIQNSFGSKLDPQFEAAFNQLDPNIPRTIVKKGYLKDREYYSCFQDCWKLHKTEMQDYLRNLGISDVVFVGIAYDFCVLNSALDCAKSGFNTYVIKDCCKSVFPDKVLATEKIYATENVKIISTEDLSFNEHK, encoded by the coding sequence ATGAAAGGCAAATTAGCGCTAGTTGTAGTAGATTTGCAAGAGGACTTCTTGCCAGATAATGGATCGTTGGCTGTAGCTGAAGGAAGGTCCATTGTTccattaattaatgaattgcTTAATACAGAAAAATACCGGTGGTCTGCAGTGATTGCAACTCAAGATTGGCACCCAGAAGATCATTGTTCGTTTGCATCACAGCATAAAGTTTCTCCGTACTCAGAGATGGAATTTAAGCATCCTCTTGGAGAGCGGGATACGAATGGTGAGATAAGGACGCAAATGCAAGTTGTGTGGCCTGATCATTGTATTCAGAATTCGTTTGGATCAAAACTTGATCCACAGTTCGAAGCTGCATTCAATCAGCTAGACCCGAATATTCCTAGGACAATTGTGAAGAAAGGGTACTTGAAGGACAGGGAATACTATTCCTGTTTTCAAGATTGTTGGAAACTACACAAGACCGAAATGCAAGACTATTTGCGAAATCTTGGTATCAGCGATGTTGTCTTTGTCGGAATTGCCTACGACTTTTGCGTTTTGAACTCAGCTCTTGATTGTGCAAAGTCAGGTTTCAATACGTATGTCATTAAGGATTGCTGTAAAAGTGTGTTTCCTGACAAAGTGTTGGCTACAGAAAAAATATATGCTACTGAAAACGtgaaaattatatcaacAGAGGATTTATCGTTCAATGAACATAAATAA
- a CDS encoding DEHA2C13574p (similar to CA4288|IPF6662 Candida albicans) — translation MSRNTEKAQSSLNRFQALKNKEAGVLESNPNFRPKYVQSVDSLPQAEKWRSTIIGEISVKLTKIQDPALNEYQIRDINDSLNKLFNEKRSWEYHIKNLGGADYMHFNKDFNNAGKLSQLDSSGSHIKGYRYFGRAKELPDVKEVLMLQQKKGHANKSKHAKELEQNRLLNEQDQRIKADYYGVYDEINDGNDDIIASNERDIINQVNEVLGDEIIKPVDDINEYYVAHKAQGVDNLIEFEKNRGKKLFRKFKNNQHNDEADSNVITNFEKEVPTSDEVTKWIVNKKRAELIARLGINK, via the coding sequence ATGTCAAGAAATACTGAAAAGGCGCAATCTTCTTTGAATAGATTCCAagcattgaaaaataaagaGGCTGGTGTGCTTGAAAGTAATCCAAATTTCCGACCTAAATATGTTCAGTCTGTTGACTCTTTACCTCAAGCAGAAAAATGGAGATCAACAATAATAGGTGAAATATCGGTGAAGCTAACGAAAATTCAAGATCCAGCATTAAATGAATACCAAATAAGggatattaatgattcgttgaataaattattcaacgAAAAGAGATCTTGGGAATATCATATTAAGAATCTTGGAGGTGCAGATTACATGCATTTTAATaaagatttcaataatgcaGGGAAATTAAGTCAGCTTGATTCACTGGGAAGTCATATAAAGGGCTACCGATACTTTGGTAGGGCTAAAGAGCTACCGGATGTAAAGGAGGTACTCATGTTGCAACAGAAGAAAGGCCACGCCAATAAATCGAAACATGCCAAAGAATTGGAGCAAAACAGATTATTGAACGAACAAGACCAAAGAATAAAGGCGGATTATTACGGGGTCTATGACGAAATTAATGATGGCAATGACGACATAATTGCCAGTAATGAAAGAGATATTATAAATCAAGTAAATGAAGTGTTAGGagatgaaataataaagccAGTAGATGACataaatgaatattatgTCGCTCATAAGGCACAAGGGGTAGATAATCTCATTGAGTTTGAGAAGAATAGGGGCAAAAAGCTCTTTagaaaattcaagaataaCCAACACAATGACGAAGCGGACTCTAACGTTATAaccaattttgaaaaggaAGTACCTACATCTGATGAAGTCACGAAATGGATTGTTAATAAAAAGAGAGCGGAACTAATCGCACGATTaggaattaataaataa
- a CDS encoding DEHA2C13596p (highly similar to uniprot|P48234 Saccharomyces cerevisiae YGR145W ENP2 Essential nucleolar protein) encodes MVLKSTSAGNVSVYQVSGSNVSRSLPDWIAKKRKRALKNDIEYQNRIELIQDFEFSEASNKIRVSPDGQYAMATGTYKPQIHVYDFANLSLKFDRHTDCENIDFLVLSNDWTKSIHLQNDRSIEFHTKGGIHYRSRIPKFGRSMAYNASNCDLLVGASGNELYRLNLDKGRFLNPYVLDTTGGVNSVDINPVHGLVTAGLEDGTVEFWDPRSRQRAAKLFVGDQLNEKVEITATSFRNDGLNFACGTSNGKSLIYDLRTSTPSIIKDQGYGYGIKKIIWLDENSSDSDKILTTDKRIAKIWDRNDGKPFASMEPSVDINDIEYIKNSGMFFMANEGIPMHTYYIPNLGPAPRWCSFLDNVTEELEEKPADSVYSNYRFITRDQVTKLNIAHLIGSKVLRSYMHGFFIDTELYDKVNLIANPNSYQDQREREIRKRIEKERESRIRSTGAITNTKIKVNKDLASKLQDKKGSTDAETVINDDRFKEMFENPEFAIDEQSHEYKQLNPVKSTKDVSAPALTAAEESDEERLNLNNGVSDHESNSDDSDSESESEDEETRKLHNQRVQKEMEKLRRKKEAQEESNRFMNKMKVMTEDNTKQKGVESFGSQLSKNNKIQKPKTFNNDSRLRRHARGEAELTFVPHKSEKKPKVRFESDNSEDPESTKNSGRTKQRFDGRRRASKNAFRGM; translated from the coding sequence ATGGTGTTGAAATCTACTTCCGCAGGGAATGTCTCTGTATATCAAGTGTCGGGTAGTAATGTATCTCGTTCATTACCTGATTGGATTGcaaaaaagagaaagaggGCTTTAAAAAACGATATAGAGTACCAAAATCGTattgaattgattcaagattttgaatttagtGAAGcttctaataaaattagaGTCTCACCAGATGGTCAATATGCAATGGCTACTGGTACCTATAAACCACAAATACATGTTTATGATTTTGCTAATTTGTCGTTAAAGTTTGATAGACATACCGATTgtgaaaatattgattttcttgttttatCCAACGATTGGACAAAGTCGATTCATTTACAAAATGACAGATCTATTGAGTTTCACACAAAGGGTGGTATTCACTATAGATCAAGAATTCCAAAGTTTGGAAGAAGTATGGCTTATAATGCATCTAATTGTGACTTATTGGTTGGTGCATCAGGCAACGAATTATACAGATTAAATTTGGATAAGGGTCGTTTCTTGAACCCTTATGTTTTGGATACCACGGGAGGTGTTAACTCTGTTGACATTAACCCAGTCCACGGATTAGTCACAGCTGGTTTAGAAGATGGAACGGTTGAATTTTGGGATCCTAGAAGTAGACAAAGAGCAGCAAAATTGTTCGTCGGCGATCAGttaaatgaaaaagttgaGATCACTGCAACCTCGTTCCGTAACGATGGTTTAAATTTTGCTTGTGGTACATCTAATggtaaatcattaatttacGATTTAAGAACTTCAACACCTTCCATAATAAAGGATCAAGGATATGGCTATGGTATTAAAAAGATAATATGGTTAGACGAAAACTCATCAGATTCCGATAAAATCTTGACGACAGATAAGAGAATTGCCAAAATTTGGGATAGAAACGACGGTAAGCCTTTTGCCTCGATGGAACCAAGTGTAGATATAAATGACATCGAGTATATTAAAAACTCAGGTATGTTTTTCATGGCTAACGAAGGAATACCAATGCACACGTACTATATTCCAAACTTAGGGCCAGCACCAAGATGGTGTTCATTCTTGGATAATGTtactgaagaattagaagaaaagcCTGCAGATTCCGTCTATTCAAACTATAGATTCATTACTAGAGATCAAGTCACCAAGTTAAATATTGCACATTTAATCGGTTCAAAAGTATTACGTTCTTATATGCATGGTTTTTTCATTGATACCGAGTTATATGATAAGGTTAACTTGATTGCTAATCCTAACTCGTACCAAGACcaaagagaaagagaaatcagaaaaagaattgaaaaggaAAGAGAATCCAGAATCAGATCCACTGGAGCCATTACTAATACTAAGATTAAAGTCAACAAAGATTTGGCGTCCAAATTACAAGACAAGAAAGGTTCCACCGATGCCGAGACTgttattaatgatgatcGTTTCAAGGAAATGTTCGAAAATCCAGAGTTTGCTATTGATGAACAATCTCACGAATATAAGCAACTTAATCCTGTTAAATCTACAAAGGATGTTTCAGCGCCTGCTTTGACTGCTGCTGAAGAATCTGATGAGGAAAGATTAAACCTTAACAATGGCGTAAGTGACCACGAATCCAATTCGGAtgattctgattctgaATCGGAatctgaagatgaagaaaccaGGAAATTACACAATCAAAGAGTTCAGAAGGAAATGGAAAAATTACGTCGTAAGAAAGAAGCACAAGAAGAATCTAACCGTTTCATGAATAAGATGAAGGTTATGACCGAAGATAACACTAAACAAAAAGGTGTTGAATCTTTTGGTTCTCAATTGCTGAAAAATAACAAAATCCAAAAGCCGAAGACTTTTAACAACGACTCAAGATTACGTCGTCATGCTAGAGGAGAAGCTGAACTTACGTTCGTCCCCCACAAGCTGGAGAAGAAGCCTAAGGTTAGGTTTGAATCTGACAACTCAGAAGATCCTGAAAGCACTAAAAATTCTGGAAGAACAAAGCAAAGATTTGATGGTCGTAGAAGAGCCTCTAAAAATGCTTTCCGTGGTATGTAG
- a CDS encoding DEHA2C13618p (weakly similar to CA4290|IPF2617 Candida albicans) produces the protein MRTTEQAKTTKIGATSGGMVKNIDSTSVALAIVNVNNELQKLETKDKSKANYSGELLNKIKKIYDDLIKMLNRHPQFPSEVIDHQDLNLFYPLMKLISINLSRGQDVVALTDTYGMLLWHHMNHPVLFKNFMRLFTSHDTIMKQFCKLILELAPKLQPVNFPYAYWYTRKVTDALSEDMKHEWHAISMGYVKLVTENVEEWYQIILELESMSMVSTFTNDNNQKLTDMLILLIEGFGLESKKELLALMFSTTRSIENLESLSELEISSVNKKSISKVLEMIRNTLIWNDPCLTSTKKVISSLSKTSSISIKLDTKHSILFILEILDHGNDFNYLQSYNLLSYLTISLRNLNNLFLCGKQNLYQQYNQLNSKISLTALLANLNYIVSTSLLSIYTDNEEIPEIISTHFKQTRLPPLPKSDYFFDSFHNKDSFDNDLRLANNSGNIIRLMHCQSLNLHLLSQILQDELYAISMMNTYAADQVNSKLIFRLIDLLFSSLFPSLVFLQKYDEHNKDTNAIRDIILDIYHKLISIDLRFTQNSLMWVCLINFASDICYINLRFVPIFESLFKFLVDKTASNAILEDELVKSALNFYFTTFSNQETSCQISGADYKKEKSSKASSVTVEISYDEYKFMYPHRQQQPVNPDTITEELRMDSLTTNDPYVNVAHTYPNMQDHTESKKHYNNSNNNDSLFIFEPEIANASTPLKSNYVTNFARQQSIHVDQYGKV, from the coding sequence ATGAGAACAACGGAACAAGCAAAGACCACTAAAATAGGGGCAACAAGCGGTGGTATGgtgaaaaatattgatagCACGTCGGTTGCATTGGCCATAGTGAATGTTAATAACGAATTACAAAAACTTGAAACAAAAGATAAGAGCAAGGCAAATTATAGTGGTGAGTTGCTAAATAAGATTAAAAAGAtatatgatgatttgattaagATGCTTAACAGACACCCCCAGTTTCCTTCGGAAGTGATAGATCACCAAgacttgaatttgtttTATCCGTTGATGAAGCTAATCTCAATAAATCTATCAAGGGGTCAGGACGTAGTGGCATTAACAGACACATATGGAATGCTACTTTGGCACCACATGAACCATCCGGtattatttaaaaactTTATGAGGCTTTTCACTTCTCATGATACGATCATGAAGCAATTCTGCAAACTCATATTAGAATTAGCGCCGAAATTACAACCTGTCAATTTTCCGTATGCGTATTGGTATACCAGAAAAGTTACAGACGCTCTTTCAGAAGATATGAAACACGAATGGCATGCCATTTCTATGGGGTACGTCAAATTGGTCACAGAAAACGTCGAAGAATGGTATCAGATCATATTAGAGTTGGAAAGCATGAGTATGGTCTCTACATTCACCAACGACAATAATCAGAAATTGACCGATATGTTGATCTTATTAATTGAAGGATTTGGATTGgaatcaaagaaagagTTGTTGGCCTTAATGTTTTCGACCACGAGACTGATTGAGAACTTAGAATCGCTTTCGGAACTTGAAATATCTAGTGTTAACAAAAAGAGTATCTCGAAGGTGCTTGAAATGATCCGAAATACTCTAATATGGAACGATCCATGTCTAACATCTACAAAGAAAGTTATTTCGAGCCTTTCAAAGACAAGCAGTATTTCAATTAAGCTAGACACCAAGCACTCGATCTTGTTTATTCTAGAGATACTCGACCATGGTAATGActtcaattatttgcaaTCATATAATTTGCTTTCCTACCTCACCATTTCATTgagaaatttgaataatctATTCCTATGCGGTAAACAGAACCTATATCAACAGTACAACCAGCTTAACTCAAAGATATCATTAACTGCTCTTTTAGCTAACTTGAACTATATTGTTTCGACTTCATTACTTAGTATCTATactgataatgaagaaattccTGAAATCATTTCAACCCATTTCAAGCAAACAAGATTACCGCCATTGCCAAAGTCAGATTATTTTTTTGACAGTTTTCATAATAAAGACTCCTTTGATAATGACTTACGTTTAGCTAATAACAGTGGTAATATAATTAGACTAATGCATTGTCAATCGTTAAACTTGCACTTATTGCTGCAAATTCTCCAAGATGAACTATACGCAATTTCGATGATGAACACTTACGCTGCGGATCAAGTTAATctgaaattaatatttcgGTTGATCGACTTATTGTTCTCTTCCTTGTTCCCATCATTGGTATTTCTACAAAAGTATGATGAGCATAACAAAGATACAAATGCAATCCGAGACATAATATTAGATATCTATCACAAGTTGATTTCGATTGATCTTAGATTCACTCAGAATTCTTTAATGTGGGTATGTCTAATCAACTTCGCTAGCGATATTTGTTACATTAACTTAAGGTTTGTCCCCATATTTGAGTCCCTATTCAAGTTTTTGGTGGACAAGACAGCTTCGAATGCTATATTAGAAGATGAGCTAGTGAAAAGTGCCTTAAACTTTTATTTCACTACGTTTAGCAATCAAGAAACCTCTTGTCAAATTAGTGGAGCAGATTACAAGAAAGAGAAATCATCAAAGGCGAGTTCGGTTACTGTCGAAATTTCCtatgatgaatataaattcaTGTATCCTCATCGGCAACAGCAACCAGTCAACCCAGACACAATTACTGAAGAGTTAAGAATGGATAGCTTGACCACAAATGATCCGTATGTTAATGTCGCTCATACGTATCCGAATATGCAAGACCATACTGAGAGTAAAAAACATtacaataattcaaataataatgatctGTTGTTTATATTTGAGCCAGAAATTGCAAATGCTTCAACACCACTAAAATCAAACTATGTCACTAATTTTGCAAGACAACAAAGTATCCATGTCGATCAATATGGGAAAGTATAA
- a CDS encoding DEHA2C13640p (no similarity), which produces MLNFSYSFNRAKRRSNDINDSSHPYSPKNIFHRRSDSIDDGYFPKNAEFQRKSEGSDTLNSDFREGSSYSAPDSPTGLNRYNNSANTSIDSQPVIDLNDVQKETSKFKRSLSYPSQSVYNGRNAGEYYIRGYSTGDHIPNYSSQARNSEYAYVLSGRDQISVMNKAGIPVHDLNVKSKKQQDLLHEPDKAKHLEPGDLDIDEILFAGQLAFEKDGSIKQRSATKIRFLPEASEELLSRLQLKNAGIIDVSGRNKKEEEDEEEEDDDDENEDNYNNVFDSKQIRDRRIKDGRKKMTFISKTISKLSPGF; this is translated from the coding sequence ATGCTTAATTTTAGTTATTCGTTTAATAGAGCAAAACGTCGCTCTAATGACATAAACGACAGCTCGCATCCTTATTCACcgaagaatatatttcatagGAGATCAGACTCGATTGATGATGGATACTTTCCTAAAAACGCAGAATTCCAAAGGAAATCTGAAGGCAGCGACACTTTAAATTCTGATTTCCGTGAAGGCTCTAGTTATTCGGCTCCGGATTCACCTACAGGTTTGAACCGATATAATAACAGTGCAAATACCTCTATTGATTCCCAGCCAGTTATAGACTTGAATGATGTGCAGAAAGAGACTTCGAAGTTCAAGAGGAGCTTGAGCTATCCATCTCAAAGTGTTTACAATGGGCGCAATGCTGGGGAATATTATATAAGAGGATATTCCACGGGAGATCATATCCCTAATTATAGTTCCCAGGCTAGAAATAGTGAATATGCCTATGTTCTTTCAGGACGTGACCAGATTTCAGTCATGAACAAGGCTGGTATTCCAGTGCATGATTTAAATGTTAAATCAAAGAAGCAACAAGATCTACTTCATGAGCCAGATAAGGCAAAACATTTGGAACCAGGAGATCTTGATATAGATGAGATACTTTTTGCTGGACAACTCGCCTTTGAAAAAGATGGAAGTATCAAACAGAGATCAGCTACAAAAATTCGCTTTCTTCCTGAAGCATCGGAGGAATTGCTTTCTAGACttcaattaaaaaatgCTGGCATTATTGATGTTTCGGGTAGAaataagaaagaagaagaagatgaagaagaagaagatgatgatgatgaaaatgaggataattataataatgtatttgATAGCAAACAAATACGAGATAGACGCATAAAAGATGGTCGTAAGAAGATGACGTTCATATCAAAGACAATATCGAAATTAAGCCCTGGTTTTTAG
- a CDS encoding DEHA2C13662p (highly similar to uniprot|P04076 Saccharomyces cerevisiae YHR018c ARG4) encodes MSQEQPAESKLWGGRFTGATDPLMDLYNSSLPYDKRMFEADLNCTKVYTQGLNKIGLITDEELVAIHKGLGEIQKEWEAGSFVEKAGDEDIHTANERRLGEIIGKHIAGKVHTGRSRNDQVATDMRIYVRENLTKMLEFLAGFIKTISKRAKEEIDVLMPGYTHLQKAQPIRWSHWLSMYATYFTEDYKRLKQILERVNQCPLGAGALAGHPYGIDREFLSQGLGFDFPIGNSLTAVSDRDFVVETLFWSTLFMNHISRFSEDLIIYSTGEFGFVKLADAYSTGSSLMPQKKNPDSLELLRGKSGRVFGSLSGFLMSIKSIPSTYNKDMQEDKEPLFDALTTVEHSVLIATGVISTLAINKTKMREALTMDMLATDLADYLVRRGVPFRETHHISGECVRVAEDLKLSGIDQLSLQQFKEIDERFADDVTDVFDFEVSVERRTAIGGTAKSAVLKQLEQLEAELK; translated from the coding sequence ATGTCGCAAGAACAACCAGCTGAAAGCAAGTTATGGGGTGGTAGATTCACTGGAGCCACTGACCCATTAATGGACTTGTATAATTCTTCGTTACCATATGACAAAAGAATGTTTGAAGCTGACTTGAACTGTACAAAAGTGTATACCCAAGGATTGAATAAGATTGGGTTGATtactgatgaagaattagttGCTATTCATAAGGGATTGGGTGAGATTCAAAAGGAATGGGAAGCTGGTAGTTTTGTTGAAAAGGCTGgagatgaagatattcaTACAGCTAATGAAAGAAGATTAGGAGAAATTATTGGCAAGCATATTGCAGGGAAGGTTCATACAGGTAGATCCAGAAATGATCAAGTTGCTACTGATATGAGAATCTATGTCCGTGAAAACTTGACTAAGATGCTTGAATTTTTGGCGGGATTTATTAAGACCATTTCTAAAAGAGCTAAGGAAGAAATAGACGTTTTGATGCCAGGATACACGCATTTACAAAAGGCTCAGCCTATTAGATGGTCTCATTGGTTATCTATGTATGCTACATATTTCACTGAAGATTATAAAAGATTGAAGCAAATCTTAGAAAGAGTCAATCAATGCCCATTAGGTGCCGGTGCTTTAGCTGGCCACCCTTACGGTATTGATAGAGAGTTTTTATCGCAGGGATTAGGTTTTGATTTCCCTATTGGTAATTCCTTGACTGCTGTCAGTGACCGTGATTTTGTGGTTGAAACTTTATTCTGGTCAACTTTATTCATGAATCATATCTCCCGTTTCTCAGAagatttgataatttattcaactGGTGAATTTGGATTTGTTAAATTAGCTGACGCTTACTCTACCGGCTCATCATTGATGCCACAGAAAAAGAATCCTGACTccttagaattattaagagGTAAGTCGGGTCGTGTTTTCGGTTCTTTATCCGGTTTCTTGATGTCTATTAAGTCAATCCCTTCTACTTATAATAAGGATATGCAAGAAGACAAGGAACCATTATTCGATGCTTTGACCACTGTTGAACACTCTGTATTGATTGCCACCGGTGTGATATCAACCTTGGCTATTAACAAAACAAAGATGAGAGAGGCTTTAACAATGGATATGTTGGCTACTGATTTAGCCGATTATTTAGTTAGAAGAGGTGTACCATTCAGAGAAACTCATCATATTTCTGGTGAATGCGTTAGAGTTGcagaagatttgaaattgtcAGGAATTGATCAGTTATCTTTGCAACAATTCAAggaaattgatgaaagaTTTGCGGACGATGTGACGGATGTCTTTGATTTCGAAGTTAGTGTCGAAAGAAGAACTGCTATCGGTGGTACAGCTAAGTCGGCTGTGTTAAAGCAATTGGAACAACTAGAAGctgaattaaaataa
- a CDS encoding DEHA2C13684p (highly similar to uniprot|P38707 Saccharomyces cerevisiae YHR019C DED81 Cytosolic asparaginyl-tRNA synthetase) encodes MSQVYVNEKTGADSTDVSGSEQQPFQTPAFALFKNEDAKILVYKQLEDSEEFGYGEISASALKKAKKGAEGLKKKQEKQAKLQEEQRKHQDDAAKKFAEMDLISIKEDESLPQAKKIKLRTVQDNIGTRVVVQGWIHRLRLQKGLGFITLRDGTGFIQCILTGDLAKCKTTHELTLESTVTIKGVINKLPEGKSAPGGVELKVDYYEVVGLAPSGEEAFSNKVQENADPSLLLDQRHLALRGESLSAVMKVRSTLLQAIRRFFAEEGLLEVTPPCMVQTQVEGGSTLFKMDYYGEEAYLTQSSQLYLETCLPALGDVFCVQESFRAEKSHTRRHLSEYTHIESELGFIEFDDLLTHLERLITYVVKYVVEDPVAGPLIKQLNPNFVPPQMPFKRMEYIHALDWLNEHGIPNEDGEKFKFGDDIAEAAERKMTDTIGVPILLIRFPVEIKSFYMQKCADDPRVTESVDVLMPTVGEITGGSMRTYDNDELVAAIKREGLDLDSYYWFTDQRKYGTCPHGGYGLGTERILAWLCDRFTVRDCSLYPRFTGRCKP; translated from the coding sequence ATGTCTCAAGTATATGTTAACGAGAAGACAGGCGCTGACAGCACTGATGTCAGCGGATCAGAACAACAACCGTTCCAGACGCCAGCATTTGCATTGTTTAAGAACGAAGACGCTAAGATTTTGGTTTACAAACAGTTAGAAGACTCGGAAGAATTTGGTTACGGCGAAATTTCGGCATCTGCTTTGAAAAAAGCCAAGAAGGGAGCCGAAggattaaagaagaaacaagaaaaacAGGCCAAGTTACAGGAAGAACAAAGAAAACATCAAGATGATGCTGCTAAAAAATTTGCAGAAATGGACTTGATCAGCATTAAGGAAGACGAATCGCTTCCTCAGGccaaaaaaatcaaattgaGAACTGTACAAGATAACATTGGTACCAGAGTCGTTGTTCAGGGTTGGATTCACCGTTTGAGATTGCAAAAGGGATTGGGATTCATCACCTTGAGAGACGGTACTGGATTCATCCAATGTATATTGACTGGAGACTTAGCCAAATGCAAGACCACGCACGAACTTACTTTGGAATCTACTGTTACCATCAAGGGTGTTATCAACAAGTTGCCAGAAGGTAAGTCTGCTCCAGGAGGAGTTGAATTGAAGGTGGATTACTATGAGGTTGTGGGTCTTGCCCCAAGCGGTGAAGAGGCTTTCAGTAACAAGGTGCAAGAAAACGCGGATCCATCATTGTTGTTAGACCAACGTCATTTAGCCTTAAGAGGAGAAAGTTTGTCGGCTGTTATGAAGGTCAGATCTACTTTACTCCAAGCGATTAGAAGATTTTTCGCTGAAGAAGGTCTTTTGGAAGTCACACCACCATGTATGGTTCAAACCCAAGTTGAAGGTGGATCTactttattcaaaatggaTTACTACGGTGAAGAAGCTTACTTAACTCAATCTTCCCAATTATACTTGGAAACCTGTTTACCAGCATTAGGTGATGTTTTCTGTGTTCAAGAGTCATTCCGTGCCGAAAAATCCCACACTAGAAGACATTTATCCGAATATACTCACATTGAAAGTGAATTAGGATTCATAGAATTCgatgatttattaacaCATCTTGAACGTTTAATCACCTACGTTGTCAAGTACGTTGTTGAAGACCCAGTAGCTGGTCCTTTAATCAAACAGTTGAACCCTAACTTTGTTCCCCCACAAATGCCTTTCAAGAGAATGGAATACATCCATGCTTTAGACTGGTTGAACGAACACGGCATTCCAAACGAAGatggtgaaaaattcaagtttgGTGACGATATTGCAGAAGCTGCTGAACGTAAGATGACCGACACCATTGGTGTTCCAATCTTGTTAATCCGTTTCCCAGTcgaaattaaatcattctACATGCAAAAGTGCGCCGATGATCCAAGAGTCACCGAATCGGTCGATGTCTTGATGCCAACTGTGGGTGAAATCACCGGTGGTTCTATGAGAACTTATGACAACGATGAATTGGTTGCCGCTATCAAAAGAGAAGGTCTTGACTTAGATTCATACTACTGGTTTACTGATCAAAGAAAGTATGGTACATGTCCACATGGTGGTTATGGTTTAGGTACTGAAAGAATTTTAGCTTGGTTATGTGACAGATTCACTGTCAGAGATTGTTCCTTATATCCAAGATTTACTGGAAGATGTAAGCCATAG